In Edaphobacter aggregans, the sequence AAGCTATGAACAATCGTTCCTAACAGACAACAAAAAAGTAAATTGGCCACAAAGAGAGGAGTTGGCTGTGACTCTGCTGCGTATGGATAAAGCTTCAAATCCGGCTGACCCTCTATTAGAGTGGTTATCCATTGGAACGCGCGAGGTTCTGAACGAAGGAACCTTTAAGAGAATGATTGCCGTCGAGCGCAAAAGGACGGAGCGTTCCAGGGAGCCGTTCCTTCTTATGTTGCTGGAGGCTGGCAATCCTCAGGGTTCGGAAAAGAATGGAAAAGTTCTCGACAGTATGCTGTCTGCCCTGCTGGTATCCATCAGGGAAACCGACGTAATCGGCTGGTACAAAGATGGTACTACCGTTGGTGTAATGTTTACGGGACTCGCGGGCAATGACAAGAACTCGATCCTGAGCGTGATCTTAAGCAAGGTGAGCACGACGCTAAAAGCCCAGTTGACATCAGACCATCTTAGTCAAGTAAGTATCTCCTTCCATTTCTTTCCCGATGACTGGGGCCATGACAACTCCGGACGCCCAAGCAATCCATCTTTGTATCCGGATCTGTTGAGCCCGGATAAGCGGAGATGTGTCCTGCTGCGCATCAAACAAGTAATGGATGTTGCCGGAAGTGCACTGATACTAATCCTTTGTACGCCTCTACTTTTGGTGATTGCAGTGGCAATCAAGGCGTCATCCAAAGGGCCTGTCCTTTTTCGGCAACAGCGAGTCGGACAGTACGGCCAAAGCTTTACATTCCTGAAATTCAGATCGATGCACACAAACAATGACCATAGCGTTCACAAAGAGTATGTGACTAAATTAATTGCAGGTGAGGCAGAGCATAAACCGTTCAACGGGAATGGTGAGGGCGTATATAAGCTCACGAACGATACGCGAGTCACACGAGTAGGAAAATTCTTGCGCAGAACTAGTCTGGATGAGTTGCCACAGCTGGTGAATGTCCTGAAAGGGGATATGTCGCTTGTCGGCCCTCGTCCGGCAATTCCATATGAGTTGGCAGCATATCAGACGTGGCATCGTCGCCGTGTATTGGGGGTCAAACCCGGGATTACTGGGTTGTGGCAGGTTAATGGTCGAAGTAGTGTTAAATTCGACGAAATGGTTCGTTTGGATCTGCGATATGCCACGTCTTGGTCACCTTGGCTCGACTTTAAGATCCTTATGCTTACCCCTCGTGCGGTGATCAAGGGTGCGGGCGCCTGTTGAGTTTCATACATGCCAGAAGGTGTTGTGGCGAAGCTAGTCTGCGCATCAGAAATACAGCTTTTATCTCACGAGAAATAAGGCAATTCTAGCTCCTTAGAGCCCGCTTCGCCCATTAGGGACGCATCGCCCTCGTATACGCATTTCAATTATCTGTAGTTCGGAGATCCCTGAAAATCATGAACTTCGGCGTCATTGGCTACGGTTACTGGGGACCAAACGTTGTAAGAAATCTTGCTAGTCTGGAGGATTCCGAGGTATTGGCAATTGCAGACAAAAGTCCAATCGCACGGAAACGTGCACAGAAAGCTTATCCAGGAATCAAAGTAACTCCAAACGCTGCAGAGGTGATCTCATCCCCCAAAATTGATGCCGTTGCAGTTATCACTCCAGTCTGGACACACTACGAACTGGCAAAAGCTGCTTTGGAGAATGGCAAACACGTGTTTGTCGAGAAACCGTTCACCAGCACTGCCGCGCAAGGAGAAGAGCTGATCAGCCTCGCTCTGCAAAAAAATCTAAAGATCATGGTGGATCATACCTTCCTCTTCACAGGAGCGGTAAAGAAAATATCACAACTGCTCGACGAAGGAACGCTCGGTAGGCTCTATTATTATGATTCGACTCGCATCAATCTAGGTCTCTTCCAGCACGATATCAATGTTCTCTGGGATCTTGCGCCGCATGATCTTTCCATCATGGACTACCTTATTAAAGCAAGCCCTGAGGCAATTGTTGCGACTGGACAGAAGCACCTTAACGGTTGTGAAGATGTTGCCTACATGACCCTCTATTTTCCCGAGAAAGTCATAGCACATATTAATGTCAACTGGCTATCCCCAGTAAAAGTTAGGACCACTCTCATCGGTGGGGAGAAGCGGATGCTGGTTTGGAATGACCTCGAAGCAGATGAAAAGGTAAAGGTGTATGACCGAGGAGTTGACATCACGAGCCGCGAAGGCGTCTACGAACTACTTGTTAACTATCGGTCTGGCGATATGTGGGCTCCTCAACTAGAGCAAGTCGAAGCTCTGCGTCAAGAGCTGACCTACTTTGTAGATTGCATCTCAAGTGGACAGGAGCCTTTTAATAATGGGTGCGCTGGACTGCGAGTAGTCAACATGCTGGAAGCAGCCAGTGAATCACTGAACAAGAGTGGGGCTCTGGTGCACCTGTGAACTCGTACAATTGCATTGCGGACGATGTCAAATTGGGAACAAATGTTCGACTGTCGAAGTTCATAAATCTTTATGGATGCGAAGTCGGTGACGACACGAAGATCGGTGCGTTCGTGGAAATTCAGAAAAATGCCAGCATCGGAAAATGTTGTAAGATCTCAAGTCACACATTTATCTGCGAGGGAGTGGTTATTGAAGACAACGTCTTCGTCGGGCACGGAGTGACATTTATTAATGACAGCTATCCGCGTGCTACGACTTTTGAAGGAAATCTACAAACCGAAACGGATTGGAAAGTCGAGCGTACAGTTATAAAAAAAGGCGCATCAATCGGTTCCGGTACTACGATCCTTTCCAATACCAATATCGGAGAGAATGCGATCGTGGGTGCCGGCAGCGTAGTCACCAAAGATGTTCCGCCTTACGCCATCGTGGCCGGCAATCCGGCCAAGATCTTGCGCTACATTGAACAGACTATAAAAGGTCACAATGAACACTTCTAATAACATTCCCTTTATTGACCTCGTCACTCCGCACATAGAGTTAGAGCAAGAACTTACTGGTGTATTTCGTCGAGCTCTACAGACAGCCGACTTCGTTGGCGGACCCATGGTCAAGGACTTTGAGGAGGCCTTTGCCACTTTTTGTGACACGAACCACTCGATTGCGGTTAGTAGCGGTACTGACGCTTTGCGATTCGCTATTGCAGCATGCGGGGTCAAGTCCGGTGATGTTGTGCTCACTGTGCCACATACATTCATCGCAACCACGGAGGCCATTTCGCAAGCTGGTGCTATACCGGAATTTATCGATATTGACGAACACACCTACAACATATCGGTCGAGATGCTTCAGCAGTATTTGGAAGAGCAATGCACGCGGACCCGATCGGGCAAGCTCGTCAGCCTTAGAAGCGGACGACCAGTAACTGCGATAGTGCCGGTGCATCTTTATGGTCAGATGGCTGATATGGATTCAATCCTGAGGCTAGCGGAACGCTATAGTCTGACAGTGATTGAAGATGCCTGCCAAGCACACGGTGCTGAGTACTTCTCTAAAAACCTGAATCGTTGGATGAAAGCTGGTTCGATGGGTCGCGCCGCCGCATTCAGCTTCTACCCGGGAAAAAACCTCGGGGCGTGCGGCGAAGCCGGTGCAATCACAACGAATGATGCCGACATAGCCAAAAAGATCAAAATGCTGCGTGATCACGGCCAGACGACAAAGTACTATCACGAAATAGAAGGCTATAATGGACGGGCGGACGCGATCCAAGCCGGGCTTCTGCACATAAAGTTAGTTCATTTAGCAAAATGGAACGCCCAGCGTCGCGAGCGAGCAGAAGAATATAACCGCTTGCTGGCAACAAACGATGTCTTGACTCTTCCGCATGAGCCTTCGTGGTCGCGTGCTGTGTATCACCTCTATGTAATCCGCACTAAAGACCGCGGCGGTATGATGAATCATTTAAAAAATGTTGGCATTGGGACGGGAATTCATTATCCGGTTCCCCTGCACTTGCAGAAGGCTTATGTCTCACTAAATTACTGTCTGGAAGACTTTCCGGTGACGCGAAAAGCCGCTCGCGAAATCCTCTCCCTGCCAATGTTCCCGCAGCTTACAGCAGACAAACAAGCCAGGGTGGCCCAAGAGATTCAGATATTTTCTTCCACGGCTCCTCTTAGCCGGGCGGAGAACGAGGATAATCTACTGGTAGCTGCGGATAGAGTTGCATAAGATAGCGTTCCTTCCCAAAGTATTGCGAAGTGAAACTGCCGTTGGCATCTTACCAATTAGGACGGCTGGATCTTCGCTGTCGAAGCTCCGGTTTTATAAGTCACAAACACCGTCCCACTCCTGCAGTAGCGTTCGTTGCGGTAGTCAGTCTGGTGAATTCATCTCGTGAGACATTCGAAGTTCATCGCTTGGGAGTGTAAAAAATTGGGCCATAAGTCTCTCGAAAAAGATGAGACACGAGGCACCTCTTTTCTTCTTTTGGAATTGTCTACGGGTTGGTGAATTTATCAGCACCAAGGGTTGCTGACATGGGTGGAAATGGTCTTCAATGCGTAAAAAAGTCGCCATCGCAGTCTGCATTGTCGTAGAAAATCTACCTGTACCTCTTGACAGGCGCGTATGGAAGGAAGCATGCGCACTACGTGATGCTGGATATCGAGTTTCAGTTATTTGTCCCAAAGGAAAGGGCTTCACTGCGGGATACGAGACTCTTGATGGAATCGAAATCTACCGTCATCGCGTATGGGAGGCCTCGGGCGTACTTGGGTATCTTGTGGAGTATAGTGTCGCCCTGACTGCCGAATTGCTTCTGGCGTTAAAAGTCTTTTCCCGCACAAGATTTCGCATTCTGCAAGCATGCAATCCTCCAGACACGATTTTCCTAATAGGACTACTGCTGAAACCTCTTGGAGTCCGATTTATCTTCGACCAGCACGACCTTGGTCCAGAACTCTTTGAGGCGAAGTTCGGCAAGCATAGCGGCTTGCTTTATAGGTTAGCTCGATTGTTTGAGCTGTGCTCTTTCCGAGTAGCAAGCACATGTATCGCAACAAACGAATCCTTTAGGGATATTGCGATCACCCGTGGAGGAAAGCGTCCGGAAAACGTCTTCATTGTGCGGAACTGCCCCGATATTGCCACATTCCGCCGGCTCCAACCTAGAAATGGCAATACGTTTGGCAGATCGCTACTCGTGGTCTATGTGGGCTTCATGGGAACTCAAGATGGTCTGGATTTGCTACTTGAATCCATCGAACACATCGTGAAATGTGAAAATCGGCAAGACACACATTTTCTTCTCGTCGGGGGAGGACCAATACTTCCGGAGTTGCAGGAAGTAATCGCTAAGAAGCACTTGGACGCTTTTGTGACTCTCACTGGTCAAGTGTCCCATGCCGAAGTAGTCACCTATCTCTCCCAAGCAGACTTGGGTGTCGCGACAGATCCGAAAAATGCAATGAATGATAACTCTACAATGATCAAGATTTTTGAATACATGGCGTTCAATTTGCCAGTCGTACTTTTTGACTTAAAGGAGGGGCGACGCATAGCAGACTCCGCAGCGTTGTATGCCATTCCAAATGATCCCATAGATTTTGCCAAACAAATCGGCCGGTTGCTAGATTCTGGGGAACTCCGTCAAGAACTTGGTCAACGTGGCCGTAGACGGATAGAAGAGAAGTTGAACTGGGAAACAGAAAAAGTGTCCTTACTTCGAGCGTATGAAACAGCGCTTCAGTTTACTCACATATTGAGAGTGCAAGAGAACCAGATCCG encodes:
- a CDS encoding DegT/DnrJ/EryC1/StrS family aminotransferase, with product MNTSNNIPFIDLVTPHIELEQELTGVFRRALQTADFVGGPMVKDFEEAFATFCDTNHSIAVSSGTDALRFAIAACGVKSGDVVLTVPHTFIATTEAISQAGAIPEFIDIDEHTYNISVEMLQQYLEEQCTRTRSGKLVSLRSGRPVTAIVPVHLYGQMADMDSILRLAERYSLTVIEDACQAHGAEYFSKNLNRWMKAGSMGRAAAFSFYPGKNLGACGEAGAITTNDADIAKKIKMLRDHGQTTKYYHEIEGYNGRADAIQAGLLHIKLVHLAKWNAQRRERAEEYNRLLATNDVLTLPHEPSWSRAVYHLYVIRTKDRGGMMNHLKNVGIGTGIHYPVPLHLQKAYVSLNYCLEDFPVTRKAAREILSLPMFPQLTADKQARVAQEIQIFSSTAPLSRAENEDNLLVAADRVA
- a CDS encoding glycosyltransferase family 4 protein — translated: MRKKVAIAVCIVVENLPVPLDRRVWKEACALRDAGYRVSVICPKGKGFTAGYETLDGIEIYRHRVWEASGVLGYLVEYSVALTAELLLALKVFSRTRFRILQACNPPDTIFLIGLLLKPLGVRFIFDQHDLGPELFEAKFGKHSGLLYRLARLFELCSFRVASTCIATNESFRDIAITRGGKRPENVFIVRNCPDIATFRRLQPRNGNTFGRSLLVVYVGFMGTQDGLDLLLESIEHIVKCENRQDTHFLLVGGGPILPELQEVIAKKHLDAFVTLTGQVSHAEVVTYLSQADLGVATDPKNAMNDNSTMIKIFEYMAFNLPVVLFDLKEGRRIADSAALYAIPNDPIDFAKQIGRLLDSGELRQELGQRGRRRIEEKLNWETEKVSLLRAYETALQFTHILRVQENQIR
- a CDS encoding sugar transferase, coding for MTLLRMDKASNPADPLLEWLSIGTREVLNEGTFKRMIAVERKRTERSREPFLLMLLEAGNPQGSEKNGKVLDSMLSALLVSIRETDVIGWYKDGTTVGVMFTGLAGNDKNSILSVILSKVSTTLKAQLTSDHLSQVSISFHFFPDDWGHDNSGRPSNPSLYPDLLSPDKRRCVLLRIKQVMDVAGSALILILCTPLLLVIAVAIKASSKGPVLFRQQRVGQYGQSFTFLKFRSMHTNNDHSVHKEYVTKLIAGEAEHKPFNGNGEGVYKLTNDTRVTRVGKFLRRTSLDELPQLVNVLKGDMSLVGPRPAIPYELAAYQTWHRRRVLGVKPGITGLWQVNGRSSVKFDEMVRLDLRYATSWSPWLDFKILMLTPRAVIKGAGAC
- a CDS encoding Gfo/Idh/MocA family protein; amino-acid sequence: MNFGVIGYGYWGPNVVRNLASLEDSEVLAIADKSPIARKRAQKAYPGIKVTPNAAEVISSPKIDAVAVITPVWTHYELAKAALENGKHVFVEKPFTSTAAQGEELISLALQKNLKIMVDHTFLFTGAVKKISQLLDEGTLGRLYYYDSTRINLGLFQHDINVLWDLAPHDLSIMDYLIKASPEAIVATGQKHLNGCEDVAYMTLYFPEKVIAHINVNWLSPVKVRTTLIGGEKRMLVWNDLEADEKVKVYDRGVDITSREGVYELLVNYRSGDMWAPQLEQVEALRQELTYFVDCISSGQEPFNNGCAGLRVVNMLEAASESLNKSGALVHL
- a CDS encoding acyltransferase, translated to MGTNVRLSKFINLYGCEVGDDTKIGAFVEIQKNASIGKCCKISSHTFICEGVVIEDNVFVGHGVTFINDSYPRATTFEGNLQTETDWKVERTVIKKGASIGSGTTILSNTNIGENAIVGAGSVVTKDVPPYAIVAGNPAKILRYIEQTIKGHNEHF